One region of Culex pipiens pallens isolate TS chromosome 2, TS_CPP_V2, whole genome shotgun sequence genomic DNA includes:
- the LOC120419827 gene encoding uncharacterized protein K02A2.6-like, protein MLKGTEIDELKVKYADVFSEQPSVCSCVDVQLSVKEGAKPVFRPKRPVAYGSLQLVEEELDRLEKRGIITPVTYSEWAAPIVVVRKADKSVRICGDYSTGLNDVLEPHQYPLPTPDEIFASLAGGQVYSILDMRDAYLLLNVAEPSRKYLTVNTHRGLYQYNRVPFGIKPAPGAFQQVIDTALAGLLGVKAYLDDIIVTGRTIEEHKRNLEEVLRRLQKFGLRLKLEKCKFFERSVKYLGHIVDQNGTRPDPEKTKAIAEMPAPTDVSTLRAFLGAINYYGKYIPHMRNLRYPLDNLLKSSQTKFLWTAECQRSFETFKRILLSDLALTHYDPSLPIVVSADASNVGLGACIQHVFRNGSRKTVYHVARSLTKAEANYGQIEKEGLALIFAVTRFHRMIFGRHFTLQTDHKPLLAIFGSKKGIPVYAANRLQRWAVTLLNYDFDIEYVRTTEFGNADVLSRLINRCAKPEEDFVIAAVTLEADLDEVLRVTLNSCNLPLSFRTMQVATAKDAILQQVQKHLRSGWPQSKKQLRAEIRPYFEARESLSLVHDCILFGDRLVVPTIYRAKVLKLLHTAHPGIERMKALGRSYVYWPNMSADIRDLVLRCSQCAAAAKAPARAIPQPWPKSTKPFQRVHIDYAGPYHDQYFLVVVDSFSKWPEIVPTGTITTTATIAMLREIFCRFGMPEKLISDNGRQFTADAFLDFCTQNGIEHVRTPPYHPQSNGQAERFVDTFKRALAKIHQRGGNLRADLDTFLLNYRITPNRSAPDGKAPAELLFGNKLRTTLDLLLPPTNVNNTLQLDQDKLRAFKAGDLVYAQQHTAGTTRWTPGVVTGRRGKVLYEVELDNGRTISSHLNQLRKRLDQCQPKNRGPLPLDILLDTYELKRTKPAPVPGRPVVAPALPALPQQEDAGPRRSERTRKQPDRYGDAVYC, encoded by the coding sequence ATGCTCAAGGGGACCGAGATCGACGAGTTGAAGGTGAAGTATGCGGACGTCTTCTCTGAACAACCGAGCGTGTGCAGCTGTGTTGACGTGCAGCTCAGCGTCAAAGAAGGCGCCAAACCGGTGTTTCGCCCCAAACGGCCTGTGGCGTACGGGTCGCTGCAGCTCGTCGAAGAGGAACTGGATCGCCTTGAGAAACGTGGGATCATCACGCCGGTCACGTACTCCGAATGGGCCGCTCCGATAGTGGTGGTTCGGAAGGCGGACAAGTCTGTGCGGATTTGTGGCGACTACTCAACTGGGCTCAACGACGTTCTTGAACCTCATCAGTATCCGTTGCCCACACCGGACGAGATCTTCGCCAGCCTGGCCGGAGGTCAAGTGTACAGCATTCTGGACATGCGCGACGCCTACCTGCTGCTCAACGTGGCAGAACCGTCCAGGAAGTACCTGACCGTGAACACCCACAGAGGCCTGTACCAGTACAACCGTGTTCCTTTCGGCATAAAACCGGCGCCGGGCGCGTTTCAGCAGGTCATCGACACAGCGCTCGCCGGCCTGCTCGGTGTCAAGGCCTACCTGGACGACATCATCGTCACCGGCAGAACCATCGAGGAGCACAAGCGAAACTTGGAGGAGGTTCTGCGTCGTCTTCAGAAGTTCGGCCTGCGCTTGAAGCTGGAAAAGTGCAAGTTCTTCGAACGGTCGGTGAAGTACTTGGGTCACATCGTGGATCAGAACGGCACTCGACCTGATCCAGAGAAGACGAAGGCCATCGCGGAAATGCCGGCGCCCACTGACGTCTCCACCTTGCGGGCGTTCTTGGGGGCAATCAACTATTACGGCAAGTACATCCCGCACATGAGGAACCTGCGATACCCCCTGGACAACCTCCTGAAGTCGTCGCAGACCAAGTTCCTGTGGACCGCCGAGTGTCAGCGCAGCTTCGAGACCTTCAAGCGGATTTTGCTGTCCGACCTGGCCCTCACCCACTACGATCCGTCACTGCCGATCGTGGTGTCCGCCGATGCGTCCAACGTTGGCCTGGGTGCCTGCATCCAACACGTGTTCCGCAACGGTTCAAGGAAGACCGTGTACCACGTGGCCAGATCGCTGACAAAGGCTGAGGCGAACTACGGCCAAATCGAGAAGGAGGGTCTTGCCCTCATCTTTGCGGTAACCCGGTTCCACCGCATGATCTTCGGCCGTCACTTCACGCTCCAAACCGACCACAAGCCGCTGCTTGCCATCTTCGGTTCCAAGAAAGGAATCCCCGTCTACGCTGCGAACCGTCTCCAGAGGTGGGCGGTGACACTGCTCAACTACGATTTCGACATCGAGTACGTGCGCACGACGGAATTCGGCAACGCAGACGTCCTCTCAAGGCTGATCAACCGCTGTGCCAAGCCTGAGGAGGATTTCGTGATCGCAGCCGTGACGCTGGAAGCAGATCTGGACGAGGTACTTCGTGTGACGCTAAATTCCTGTAACCTTCCTCTCAGTTTCAGGACCATGCAAGTCGCAACCGCAAAAGACGCGATTTTGCAGCAAGTCCAGAAGCATCTGCGTTCCGGTTGGCCACAGTCGAAGAAGCAGCTCCGCGCTGAAATTCGACCCTACTTCGAGGCCCGCGAATCGCTCTCGCTGGTCCATGATTGCATCCTCTTCGGAGATCGCCTGGTAGTGCCAACCATCTACCGTGCCAAGGTCCTCAAACTGCTGCACACCGCACACCCCGGCATCGAGCGCATGAAGGCTTTGGGAAGAAGTTACGTGTACTGGCCTAACATGAGCGCTGACATCCGTGATCTGGTCCTGCGGTGCTCCCAGTGCGCTGCCGCTGCTAAAGCGCCAGCCCGTGCCATCCCTCAACCGTGGCCGAAGTCGACGAAGCCGTTCCAGCGTGTGCACATCGACTACGCTGGGCCTTACCACGACCAGTACTTCCTTGTCGTCGTGGATTCGTTCTCCAAGTGGCCGGAGATCGTACCAACCGGGACCATCACAACCACTGCGACGATTGCGATGCTCCGAGAGATTTTTTGTCGCTTCGGAATGCCGGAGAAGCTCATCTCCGACAACGGCCGCCAGTTCACCGCTGACGCATTCCTGGACTTCTGTACGCAGAACGGAATTGAGCACGTTCGTACGCCGCCCTACCACCCACAATCGAACGGGCAGGCAGAAAGGTTCGTCGACACCTTCAAACGTGCCCTGGCCAAAATCCATCAGCGGGGAGGAAATCTACGGGCCGACCTGGACACGTTTCTGTTGAACTACAGGATCACCCCGAATCGAAGCGCTCCTGACGGCAAAGCACCTGCTGAGCTTTTGTTTGGCAACAAACTCCGCACCACTTTGGACCTGTTGCTGCCGCCCACAAACGTAAACAACACGCTCCAACTGGACCAGGACAAGCTTCGGGCGTTCAAGGCGGGTGACCTCGTGTACGCACAACAACATACCGCTGGCACAACCCGGTGGACACCTGGTGTCGTCACTGGCAGACGCGGAAAAGTGCTGTACGAAGTGGAGCTGGACAACGGTCGCACGATTTCGTCACACCTCAACCAGCTGCGCAAGCGGCTCGACCAGTGTCAGCCGAAGAATCGTGGACCTCTTCCGCTGGACATCCTGCTGGACACGTACGAGTTGAAAAGGACCAAACCAGCGCCGGTGCCCGGACGTCCTGTGGTTGCACCTGCACTTCCAGCCTTGCCACAACAAGAAGATGCTGGACCTCGGCGTTCTGAAAGGACGCGCAAGCAACCTGATAGATA